Proteins co-encoded in one Neofelis nebulosa isolate mNeoNeb1 chromosome 2, mNeoNeb1.pri, whole genome shotgun sequence genomic window:
- the BCL10 gene encoding B-cell lymphoma/leukemia 10 translates to MEPTAPSLTEEDLTEVKKDALENLRVYLCEKIIAERHFDHLRAKKILSREDTEEISCRTSSRKRAGKLLDYLQENPKGLDTLVESIRREKTQNFLIQKITDEVLKLRNIKLEHLKGLKCSSCEPFPDGATNNFYRTNSDESNFSEKLRASTVIYHPEGESSTAPFFSTESSLNLPVLEVGRTDNPTFSSTTLPRPGDPGAPPLPPELQLEGGGTCGNSSEMFLPLRSRALSRQ, encoded by the exons ATGGAGCCCACCGCGCCGTCCCTCACCGAGGAGGACTTGACAGAAGTGAAGAAGGAC GCTTTAGAAAATTTACGTGTATACCTGTGTGAGAAAATCATAGCTGAGAGACATTTTGATCATCTACGTGCAAAAAAAATACTCAGTagagaagacactgaagaaatTTCTTGCCGAACATCAAGTAGAAAAAGGGCTGGAAAATTACTAGACTACTTACAAGAAAACCCCAAAGGACTAGATACGCTGGTTGAATCTATTCGGCGAGAAAAAACACAGAACTTCCTGATTCAGAAGATTACAGATGAAGTGTTGAAACTTAGAAATATAAAACTAGAACATCTGAAAG GACTGAAATGTAGCAGCTGTGAGCCTTTTCCAGATGGCGCCACAAACAACTTCTATAGAACAAATTCAGATGAAAGTAATTtctctgaaaaactgagagcatccACTGTCATATACCATCCAGAAGGAGAATCCAGCACAGCCCCCTTTTTTTCTACGGAGTCTTCCttgaatttgcctgttctagaagtGGGCAGAACTGACAATCCCACCTTCTCTTCAACTACGCTTCCCAGACCTGGGGACCCTGGGGCCCCCCCTTTGCCGCCGGAGCTGCAGTTAGAAGGAGGAGGAACTTGTGGAAACTCTAGTGAGATGTTTCTTCCCTTACGATCACGTGCTCTTTCGCGTCAGTGA
- the C2H1orf52 gene encoding UPF0690 protein C1orf52 homolog, with protein sequence MAAEEKDPLSYFAAYGSSSSGSSGEEDNSEPEETSRRAPDPAKSAGGCGNKEEKRLPGPDELFRSVTRPAFLYNPLNKQIDWERHVVKAPEEPPKEFKIWKSNYVPPPETYTTEKKPPPPELDMAIKWSNIYEDNGDDAPQNAKKARLLPEGEETVESDDEKDEHTSKKRKVEPGEPTKKKK encoded by the exons ATGGCGGCCGAGGAGAAGGACCCTCTGAGCTATTTCGCGGCTTATGGGAGCAGCAGCTCAGGCTCCTCGGGTGAGGAGGATAACAGCGAGCCGGAAGAAACAAGTCGCAGGGCCCCAGATCCTGCGAAGTCGGCGGGAGGCTGTGGGAACAAGGAGGAGAAGAGGCTGCCGGGACCCGACGAACTATTCCGGAGCGTGACTCGCCCGGCCTTTCTCTACAATCCGCTCAACAAACAGATAGACTGGGAGAGGCACGTCGTTAAGGCGCCTGAGGAG CCTCCAAAGGAATTCAAAATATGGAAGTCAAACTATGTACCACCTCCGGAGACCTACACTACTGAGAAGAAACCTCCCCCTCCAGAGCTGGATATGGCAATAAAATGGTCTAACATATATGAGGACAATGGTGATGATGCCCCACAGAACGCTAAGAAAGCTAGGCTCCTGCCTGAAGGGGAGGAGACAGTGGAATCAG ATGATGAAAAAGATGAGCATACTTCTAAAAAGCGCAAAGTAGAACCAGGAGAaccaacaaagaagaaaaagtag